A window of the bacterium genome harbors these coding sequences:
- a CDS encoding DUF87 domain-containing protein: protein MQDFEKLGVFYLGKEYDLAARKRQEDLVLYDSRDLVTHAVCVGMTGSGKTGLCIALLEEAAIDGVPALVIDPKGDLGNLLLTFPELRGADFAPWVNEEDARRKGVAPAEYAEAQAALWKKGLAEWGQDGERIRRLRAAADFAIYTPGSTAGIPLSILKSFQAPEKAVLEDGDARRERVAATATSLLALVGVDADPVKSREHILLSTILENAWRQGQDLDLAGVIQQIQSPPVQRVGVFDLESFFPSKERFGLAMTLNNLLASPGSSAWLEGEALDVGRLLWTPEGKPRVAVVSIAHLSDAERMFFVSLLLTQTLGWMRAQSGTTSLRALLYMDEIFGYFPPVANPPSKLPLLSLLKQARAFGLGVVLATQNPVDLDYKGLANTGTWLIGRLQTERDKERVLEGLEGAAGGARFDRGAMERTLAALGNRVFLMHNVHEDAPVVFESRWAMSYLRGPLTRVQIKALMEGRQATAPAAAPAATAAAGAGSGRAAPAAPTR from the coding sequence ATGCAGGACTTCGAGAAGCTCGGCGTGTTCTACCTCGGGAAGGAGTACGACCTCGCGGCGAGGAAGCGTCAGGAGGACCTCGTCCTCTACGACTCGCGCGATCTCGTGACGCACGCGGTCTGCGTGGGCATGACCGGCAGCGGCAAGACCGGGCTGTGCATCGCGCTGCTCGAAGAGGCGGCGATCGACGGGGTACCCGCGCTCGTCATCGACCCGAAAGGCGACCTCGGCAACCTGCTGCTCACGTTCCCCGAGCTGCGCGGCGCCGACTTCGCGCCGTGGGTCAACGAGGAGGACGCGCGCCGCAAGGGCGTCGCCCCGGCGGAGTACGCCGAGGCCCAGGCGGCGCTCTGGAAGAAGGGGCTGGCCGAGTGGGGGCAGGACGGGGAGCGCATCCGCCGGCTGCGCGCGGCCGCCGATTTCGCCATCTACACGCCGGGGAGCACCGCGGGCATCCCGCTGTCGATCCTCAAGTCCTTCCAGGCGCCGGAGAAGGCCGTGCTCGAGGACGGGGACGCGCGGCGCGAGCGCGTGGCGGCCACGGCCACGAGCCTGCTGGCGCTCGTGGGCGTCGACGCCGATCCCGTGAAGAGCCGCGAGCACATCCTGCTCTCGACGATCCTCGAGAACGCCTGGCGGCAGGGGCAGGACCTGGACCTCGCGGGCGTGATCCAGCAGATCCAGTCGCCGCCGGTGCAGCGCGTCGGCGTCTTCGACCTCGAGTCGTTCTTCCCGTCGAAGGAGCGCTTCGGGCTGGCGATGACGCTCAACAACCTGCTCGCCTCCCCGGGCTCTTCCGCGTGGCTCGAGGGCGAGGCGCTCGACGTGGGGCGGCTGCTCTGGACGCCGGAGGGAAAGCCGCGCGTGGCGGTCGTCTCCATCGCGCACCTCTCCGACGCGGAGCGGATGTTCTTCGTCTCGCTGCTGCTGACGCAGACGCTCGGCTGGATGCGCGCGCAGTCCGGCACGACCAGTCTGCGGGCCCTGCTGTACATGGACGAGATCTTCGGCTACTTCCCGCCGGTGGCGAACCCGCCGTCGAAGCTGCCGCTGCTCTCGCTGCTCAAGCAGGCGCGCGCCTTCGGGCTCGGGGTGGTGCTCGCGACGCAGAATCCCGTTGACCTGGACTACAAGGGCCTCGCCAACACCGGCACGTGGCTGATCGGGCGGCTGCAGACCGAGCGCGACAAGGAGCGCGTGCTCGAGGGGCTCGAGGGCGCGGCGGGCGGCGCGCGATTCGACCGCGGGGCGATGGAGCGCACGCTCGCGGCGCTGGGCAACCGCGTCTTCCTGATGCACAACGTGCACGAGGACGCGCCGGTGGTCTTCGAGAGCCGCTGGGCGATGTCGTACCTGCGCGGGCCGCTGACGCGCGTGCAGATCAAGGCCTTGATGGAGGGGCGGCAGGCCACGGCGCCGGCTGCGGCTCCCGCTGCCACGGCGGCTGCAGGTGCCGGCTCCGGCCGGGCGGCGCCCGCCGCGCCAACCCGC